A genomic region of Oncorhynchus mykiss isolate Arlee chromosome 16, USDA_OmykA_1.1, whole genome shotgun sequence contains the following coding sequences:
- the LOC110491636 gene encoding probable crossover junction endonuclease EME2 yields MSVLKRAKTWEISESEGESDAETIPSIKCIAFTDQGDDNNETATANSPTDSLEQDNKDHNTDCKSTAKTEPSDTLVAPRPARSGTASPGRKRRTKEEIEADRQRVEERKEAREKLKRVRAEEKEERREDQQRRKEAAERQKSLRPENCLKCLTVCIDPALLQDDGSDVLLGTLSAVEWRSSIETQQLPHSITWTRDLPPEKDSSGPLEEEQVLLVLGLTDFMSMVVSVKQTLHGNGEESAVESVFKLLSECLNRDAKMAVTVLVMGSNANSWTGTWDVPELSQRSQLGMEDLDIEEVLVFLQLYRNITVVFLDSWQDVTDHVCAVTKALSKRPYKLLTERCELPFCVDGSWASGVRVERDGAGLSEVWSRQITQLNRVSPAVASTLTTAYPSPQILLQAYSSLESEEEKRGLLAGLLVKTGGKERRIGPEISARVYRSLTAQNPQLVLD; encoded by the exons ATGTCCGTATTGAAAAGAGCCAAAACATGGGAGATATCTGAATCTGAGGGCGAAAGCGATGCTGAAACTATACCTTCAATCAAATGCATTGCATTTACCGATCAGGGTGACGATAACAATGAAACAGCGACGGCCAATAGTCCTACTGACAGTCTCGAACAGGACAACAAAGACCACAACACAGATTGCAAGTCAACAGCCAAAACCGAACCAAGTGACACATTGGTGGCTCCACGACCCGCTAGGTCCGGTACCGCAAGTCCGGGGAGAAAACGCCGAACCAAAGAGGAgatagaggcagacagacagagagttgaggagaggaaggaggccAGAGAGAAACTCAAGAGGGTGAGGGccgaagagaaagaggagaggcgagaagatCAACAAAGGAGAAAAGAAGCTGCAGAGCGTCAAAAGAGCCTCAGACCTGAGAACTGTTTGAAGTGCCTGACTGTCTGTATTGATCCAG CTCTACTGCAGGATGATGGATCGGATGTGTTGCTGGGAACTCTGTCTGCAGTTGAGTGGAGGAGCAGCATTGAGACACAGCAGCTCCCTCACAGCATCACTTGGACCAGAGATCTTCCGCCG GAGAAAGACAGCAGTGGACCACTGGAGGAGGAGCAGGTTCTGCTGGTGTTGGGTCTGACTGACTTCATGAGCATGGTGGTGTCAGTCAAACAG ACACTGCATGGCAACGGGGAGGAATCGGCAGTGGAGTCTGTCTTCAAGCTTTTGTCCGAGTGCCTCAACCGAGATGCCAAGATGGCGGTTACTGTTTTAGTGATGGGATCCAACGCAAATAGCTG GACTGGGACATGGGATGTACCCGAGTTGAGCCAAAGATCTCAGTTAGGAATGGAGGATCTGGACATTGAGGAG GTATTGGTTTTCCTGCAACTGTACCGGAACATTACTGTGGTCTTCCTGGACAGCTGGCAGGATGTCACAGACCACGTGTGTGCCGTCACCAAGGCCCTGTCCAAACGGCCCTACAA ACTGCTGACGGAGCGGTGCGAGTTGCCGTTCTGTGTGGATGGCTCATGGGCCAGTGGGGTGCGTGTGGAGCGGGATGGAGCTGGGCTGAGCGAGGTGTGGAGCAGGCAGATCACACAGCTCAACAGGGTCAGCCCTGCAGTGGCCTCCACTTTGACCACAGCCTACCCCTCACCGCAGATACTACTGCAG GCCTACAGTAGCTTAGAGtctgaggaagagaagagggggctGCTGGCAGGCCTACTAGTGAAgactggagggaaggagagacgcaTCGGACCTGAAATCTCAGCCAGAGTCTACCGTTCCCTCACAGCGCAAAACCCCCAGCTGGTCCTGGACTAG